The Glandiceps talaboti chromosome 1, keGlaTala1.1, whole genome shotgun sequence genome has a segment encoding these proteins:
- the LOC144440255 gene encoding uncharacterized protein LOC144440255 isoform X1, protein MRHLGSVLVVFAILALIIPTSNASDGFRVPDGDIAAGVLTISTPDPQSGVFIADDAIQTVFTLTYTVTGNTRYLTPNAVKLYFANPDSMIKSPLVTAGGANAPDGKREAFASGAYVDLTATLTLDNKNCQQYTKLCAIITYVPGMEDSDLSDDVACSDFGTNTVGVKECTDVVAISLRMTEPNPDLSGFTEGTVTLTKIFVTVKKVGPDGGYFRLKVYFSNDDGTVTSSKVTAGYADGTPLEEFTYWFPSTNPSPFKVSAVLTLDASNCDEYTKLCTVFVFGDGFYEYDSNLDNNEVCINFGTQGDIAGIKKCADDMAAVDLTVISPNPSRSGFFMSGGMTDTIVNLGYTVRGAPRDPEAIHLYFSNDDGTTKSTEVTTHSWGSRLVNGGGTYTGLKASLTLDTENCDVYTRLCANMTFDSPEADFYANNNEICVDFEAGGSKVVIKTCLATDGASYIQISMMTLIGTYFLCFMLF, encoded by the exons ATGAG GCATCTTGGTTCAGTTTTGGTCGTTTTTGCCATTCTTGCTCTCATAATACCAACATCAAATGCTTCGGATGGATTCAGAGTACCAG ATGGCGATATAGCTGCAGGTGTACTGACCATATCAACTCCAGACCCACAATCAGGTGTATTCATAGCAGACGATGCGATTCAAACAGTGTTCACCCTGACGTATACTGTAACTGGAAATACTCGCTATCTGACACCGAATGCAGTCAAGCTTTACTTCGCCAATCCTGATAGCATGATTAAGTCACCCCTCGTGACCGCTGGTGGCGCTAATGCTCCTGATGGAAAACGCGAAGCATTTGCTAGTGGTGCCTATGTTGACCTAACTGCAACACTTACACTAGATAATAAAAACTGTCAACAGTACACTAAACTGTGtgctattattacatatgtacctggCATGGAGGATAGCGACTTAAGTGACGACGTGGCCTGTTCTGATTTTGGAACCAATACTGTCGGTGTGAAGGAATGTACGG ATGTCGTTGCGATTTCATTGAGAATGACAGAGCCTAATCCAGATTTAAGCGGATTTACCGAAGGAACTGTTACtctaacaaaaatatttgtgacaGTGAAGAAAGTTGGACCTGATGGTGGGTACTTTAGACTTAAAGTATACTTCAGTAATGATGATGGGACCGTGACGTCATCTAAAGTGACCGCTGGTTATGCTGATGGAACTCCGTTAGAGGAATTTACCTATTGGTTCCCCTCTACTAATCCTTCTCCGTTTAAAGTCTCTGCAGTTCTTACTTTAGATGCCTCCAACTGTGACGAGTATACTAAACTATGTACTGTTTTTGTGTTCGGTGACGGATTCTATGAGTATGATTCCAATTTAGATAATAACGAAGTTTGTATCAACTTCGGAACACAGGGCGACATAGCTGGTATTAAAAAATGTGCAG ATGACATGGCTGCAGTCGACCTAACCGTAATTTCTCCAAATCCATCACGAAGTGGATTCTTCATGAGTGGGGGAATGACGGACACGATTGTGAACCTTGGATACACAGTACGTGGTGCGCCCAGAGATCCCGAAGCTATCCACTTGTACTTCAGTAATGATGACGGAACTACGAAGTCCACAGAAGTGACCACTCATAGCTGGGGTAGTAGGCTAGTAAATGGTGGTGGTACTTACACTGGTCTGAAGGCATCACTTACACTGGATACTGAAAACTGTGACGTGTACACCAGGTTGTGTGCAAATATGACCTTTGACTCACCCGAAGCAGACTTTTATGCGAACAACAACGAGATTTGCGTTGATTTTGAAGCTGGTGGTTCTAAGGTTGTCATCAAGACATGCCTGGCTACTG ATGGTGCAAGTtatattcaaatcagtatgaTGACGTTGATAGGTACTTATTTCCTCTGCTTCATGTTGTTCTAA
- the LOC144440255 gene encoding uncharacterized protein LOC144440255 isoform X2, which yields MRHLGSVLVVFAILALIIPTSNASDGFRVPDGDIAAGVLTISTPDPQSGVFIADDAIQTVFTLTYTVTGNTRYLTPNAVKLYFANPDSMIKSPLVTAGGANAPDGKREAFASGAYVDLTATLTLDNKNCQQYTKLCAIITYVPGMEDSDLSDDVACSDFGTNTVGVKECTDVVAISLRMTEPNPDLSGFTEGTVTLTKIFVTVKKVGPDDDMAAVDLTVISPNPSRSGFFMSGGMTDTIVNLGYTVRGAPRDPEAIHLYFSNDDGTTKSTEVTTHSWGSRLVNGGGTYTGLKASLTLDTENCDVYTRLCANMTFDSPEADFYANNNEICVDFEAGGSKVVIKTCLATDGASYIQISMMTLIGTYFLCFMLF from the exons ATGAG GCATCTTGGTTCAGTTTTGGTCGTTTTTGCCATTCTTGCTCTCATAATACCAACATCAAATGCTTCGGATGGATTCAGAGTACCAG ATGGCGATATAGCTGCAGGTGTACTGACCATATCAACTCCAGACCCACAATCAGGTGTATTCATAGCAGACGATGCGATTCAAACAGTGTTCACCCTGACGTATACTGTAACTGGAAATACTCGCTATCTGACACCGAATGCAGTCAAGCTTTACTTCGCCAATCCTGATAGCATGATTAAGTCACCCCTCGTGACCGCTGGTGGCGCTAATGCTCCTGATGGAAAACGCGAAGCATTTGCTAGTGGTGCCTATGTTGACCTAACTGCAACACTTACACTAGATAATAAAAACTGTCAACAGTACACTAAACTGTGtgctattattacatatgtacctggCATGGAGGATAGCGACTTAAGTGACGACGTGGCCTGTTCTGATTTTGGAACCAATACTGTCGGTGTGAAGGAATGTACGG ATGTCGTTGCGATTTCATTGAGAATGACAGAGCCTAATCCAGATTTAAGCGGATTTACCGAAGGAACTGTTACtctaacaaaaatatttgtgacaGTGAAGAAAGTTGGACCTGATG ATGACATGGCTGCAGTCGACCTAACCGTAATTTCTCCAAATCCATCACGAAGTGGATTCTTCATGAGTGGGGGAATGACGGACACGATTGTGAACCTTGGATACACAGTACGTGGTGCGCCCAGAGATCCCGAAGCTATCCACTTGTACTTCAGTAATGATGACGGAACTACGAAGTCCACAGAAGTGACCACTCATAGCTGGGGTAGTAGGCTAGTAAATGGTGGTGGTACTTACACTGGTCTGAAGGCATCACTTACACTGGATACTGAAAACTGTGACGTGTACACCAGGTTGTGTGCAAATATGACCTTTGACTCACCCGAAGCAGACTTTTATGCGAACAACAACGAGATTTGCGTTGATTTTGAAGCTGGTGGTTCTAAGGTTGTCATCAAGACATGCCTGGCTACTG ATGGTGCAAGTtatattcaaatcagtatgaTGACGTTGATAGGTACTTATTTCCTCTGCTTCATGTTGTTCTAA